The genomic segment ACGACATTGTAAATCCCCATACGCATAGGGGATTTCTGTATATTCTTTAAGTTTTGCTTGAATAATTTCTCGATATTGAACTAAACTATCCATTGAACAATTTCCTCCTTTTGACTTTCAAAAATTAATAAATTAACTCGATATTTATTAATCACTAACCTTACTCCTCAATACTAAAAACTTTAGTCAGTTTTAACCAACTAAAGTTTTAGCTTTATTAATTTTTCAACCTATTTTAATAGGTTTGAGCTTTAATTCAAGGCTCTATTTTGGCTTGATAAATCAATCATCCTAGATAGTGTGAACACTGGGATGGAGTACCCTACAATTAACGAGTGTAACGACCATTATTGGGATAGGGTTGGGGATAGGTTTGATTGTTACGATTATAACGATCATAGCGATCGCTGCCATTATAAGTTCCTGAATTATACCGACCATTATTATAATTTCCGTTGTTGTCTCCCCGTTTCCAAGCTTCATATTCTTGATCTAAACGTTGATCTAACTGAGTGTGAGAATCTCGAATCATTTGGGCTTTTTGGGCTGAGGTTAAATTGTTATATTGAGGTTTTCTCACCTCTTGTCGCATTTGCTGTTCTAACTCCGCATGACGGCGTTGACGATATTGATCAAATGATTGTTGGTTATAGCGATCGTTACGATTATTGTTATTATTGCGATTATTGTTATTATAACGACCATTATTATAACGACCATTGTTATTATTACGGCCATTATTAGATTGCCGTTGTTTCCAGGTTTCATATTCCCGATCTAAACTTTGATCGAGGGCATTATGAGCATCCCGAATCATTTGAGCTTTTTGGGCTGAAGTTAAATTGTTATATTGAGGTTTTTTTACCTCTTCCCGCATTTGCTGTTCTAACTGTGCATGACGCTGTTGACGATATTGATCAAAATTATTTTGAGCTAGAATTAAATCTTGAGAGGACTGTCTTGAAGAAGTTGTGTTAATGGGGTTGTTAGGCATCACAGCATAAGCTGGAAGCATAGAACTGGCTGCTAATACCAATGTCGCTAAGGTTAATGTCGGTTTCATAGGTTTGCTCAACTTGAGAAAATGGTGGATTCTTTTCCTGATTTTAAACTAAAACTTTCTGGGGGCGTTTACATCATCCTGAGAGAAGATTTTAACAGTTGTGATCAGAATTCCGAGGCTATCTGGGGAAAAGGCAAGTCAGCAATTTTCCTAACTCCTGACTTACTTTAATAGTCGATGGACATCGCAAAAGGTTCCCTAACCAGCGAGAACCCAAAAAACCCAGTTTCTATTGATATTTAGTGATTAGTGAAAGCATTATAGAGTGAATCAACTATCCACTTCTTGACTGATAACTGATAACTGATGACTGATAACTGATTTCAGTTGGACAGCACAGGCTTTTAATTCTGGTTGGCGAGAGTCGGGACAGGCGTGAGGGTGGGTTAACGTGTTGGCTTCTGCGTCCGATGCCCATAATGTCCCCCAGTGCATCGGGACAAATACAGTTCCAGGGGCGATAAAAGCGGTTACTTTAGCCGGAAATTGACAACTTCCCCGCCGAGAACGCACTTCAACAATATCACCATTTTCAATCCCTAAATTCCCTGCATCTTTGGGATGAATCTCAATAAAGGGGTCGGGGTGCATTTGTTGGGTTTTGTTGGTTCTTCCGGTGCGGGTGAGGGTGTGCCAATGACCATACAGACGACCCGTTGTTAACACATAGGGATAATTCGGATCACTGGGCTCAGCCAACCCTTTAGAATGATACCCGCCAAAAATTGCCCGACGGTCGGGGGTCGCAAAATGATTATCAGTGTATAAGCGTTGGCGACCGGGCTCCGTACTTCCTGCGGGACAAGGCCATTGGGTCGGCCCTTGATGTTGCAAACGGTCATGGCTTAACCCCGACATATCACAGGGACGACCTGACGTGAGTTGCACAAATTCAGCATAGACATCCGCCGAGGTTTGAAAGGCAAATTGTTCTTTAAACCCTAAGCGTCGTCCGACTTCGGCAAAAATCTCCCAGTCATGTCGAGCTTCTCCCAGAGGTTGATCAAACCCTGGACAGTAGGTAACACGCCGTTCTGAGTTGGTCATCACTCCCGTTTTTTCGCTCCATTGGGTGGCGGGGAGGAGGACATGGGCATAGGCTGAGGTTTCGGTGGGATAGTAGGCTTCTTGATAGACAGTAAAGGGAGATTTTAACAAGGCGGCTTTGGTACGTTCGAGATCGGGTAGACTAACAGCCGGATTTGTGGCGGCGATCCAGAGAAACTGCACTTCATCTTGTTCTAAACCGAGAATCATATCCCAAACGGTGCGTCCGGGGGTGGGAGAAATGCGACCTTCAGGAATTCCCCAAAACTGTTCAACTTCAGCCCGGTGTTGGGGGTTGTTGACAAAGCGATAACCGGGTAATAGATGGGCAAGTCCTCCGGCTTCTCGTCCTCCCATGGCGTTGGGTTGTCCAGTGAGGGAAAAGGGGCCACAACCTGCTTTACCAATTTGACCTGTCATTAAGTGTAGATTAATCAGCGATCGCACTTTTGCAGTACCTTCGGAAGACTGATTTAATCCCATTGACCATAACGATAAAATCCGTTTCGATTGTTGCCAATAACGGGCGGCTGTTTCTAATGCTTCAATTGTAATTCCACACCGTTTAGCTACAATTTCGGGGGTATAGGATTGTAAAAGTTGAGCATATTGTTGAAAGTTGCGAGTACATTCATCAATAAAAACTGCATCAATATCCCCCCATCTTAATAATAAATAACCAATGCCATTAAATAAATCAATATCCGTTCCGGGGCGAATGGGTAAATGTAGGTCGGCGGCTTCGGCAGTTGGGGTATATCGAGGGTCAACAACTATTAATTTAACGTCAGGATTTTTTTTATGATATTTAGCGAAACGATTAAAAACAATGGGATGACATTCTGCGGTATTACTACCGACAATAAACGCACAATCGGTTAATTCTAAATCTTCATAACAACAAGGGGGGCCATCGGAACCTAAGCTTTGAACATAACCTGATACAGCAGAAGACATACATAAACGAGAATTTGCATCAAAATTATTGGTTCCTAAACACCCTTTCATCAGTTTTTGGGCAATATAATAATCTTCGGTAACGAACTGACCGGAACCGTACATAGATAACGCATCGGAACCATAATCACGTTGAACCGTTTGGATACGTTCTACCATCAAATTTAAGGCTTCATCCCAACTCACTTGTCGGAAGGGTTGATCTAAGGTTTCTCGGATCATTGGGTGTAAAAGGCGATCACGACGAATGGATTCTGTGACGGTAGCTCCTTTAACACAGACCATGCCTTGACTAGAGGGATGTTGGCGATCGCCTCGAACTTTCCAAATCGGGTTTCCCTGTTCGTCCCGTTTAATCTCTTGATCAGTTGTTGCTGTAGAGACAATTTCTAAACCACAACCCACACCACAAAATGGACAAAGTGTTTGAATTAATTTCATTGTTTTATCATTGTTTGCTCAAAAAAGAGTTGTTTGGCTGAAGCCTCTCAATCTTTAGCCTAAAGCTCAACAACTCAAGATTTTGTATAAGTATTTATTCTTGCGGATCAACTGGCTATAAAAATCGTACTATTTAGGAATTAACTAATATTCCCTATTCCCCATTCTTTTCCCTAGAGGAATTAGGATAATCATTAACTCCCAATTCCTCCGATTCAATTTCCTATTGAGCCGATTTGAGATCTAAAGTTCCTACGGGAGTAAAGGTTGCCTCAAATTGGGTATAAGGAGTTTGGGTAACATCCGACTTGACTAACTTCGGCAAAGGGGTATTATTAACATTTTGAGTCGCATCGGGAGATTTAGCTTCGTAACTTAAAATATCCCCGGTTCGACTTACCTTAATCAAATAAACGGATACAGCCGTTACCGGAGTGTTTGTCCAAGCTTGATTAATGGTGGCAAAAACCTCTTGATTTAACTGTTCAAGATCCTCAGCACTAGGGGTTGCTGTTGTGCTACTAATGGATGTTGCTGATTCAGTCGGCGAGGTGGTAGCCACCGGAGAAGAAGAAACCGAGGGTGAGGCCGTTGTGGTAGGTGCGGTTGCCGTTGCAGATGGGGAAGTTGTAGTCGCCGCTAAACTTTCAGGCGTTGGGGATGCAGTCGCAACGGGAGAGGGTGAAATCGTTGTTGGGGATGGAGATAGGGTTGTTGTCGGGGCAATAGCCGTTGTTGAACTGGGAGAGGGAAGGGTTGTTGTCGATCCAAGGCTATTGGGACTCGGTGATGTCGTTGCTACTGCGTTCGGTGAAGGAGTTGCGGTTGACTCCAAGGAGGGAGAAGGACTGACCGAGGGAACTGTAGTAGGGGATAAGGTAGCAGTCGGAGTGGGGGATAGGGTGGGAGAAGCCGTGGTGATGGGAGTAACCGTTTCAGCAACGGGGGTGGTTTCTGTTTCCATCGTCGTAGCAGATGGTTCTGGGGTTTCTGCCTCTTTATTTGCGGTAGTGGGCGTGGAATTAAAAACTAATGAGCCCACTAAGGTTGCGATAATCACTCCCCAGAGTGAAAATAATATCGCTGTTTTTGTTGCAGGCGACATTTCTTCAGGTGGAGTCGCCGGATCAACCCCATGAGTAAACTCAGGTTCGGGGGTTTTAGCATAGGGATTTTTATCTGGAATTACCGGATCAACCCCACGAGTGAGTTCAGGTTCAGGCGTTTTAGCATAGGGATTTTCATCCGGGTTAGGTCTATTGGGTTGCATATTCAGCACCTCTGTTGCTATATGACTAGAACTGGGTGCTATTGTAGTGCTTTGTGCTAATCCCGTGTCAGGGGTTTTATCTTCTGTTGTGATCTCTTCGGTAGTCTCTTCATCTTCTTCGTGATGAGCAAAACGTCGGAAGAGAAAATCGAGAGCATAGTTCCGCAATTCATAATATCGCGGATCTTCCATAATTTTCGCCCGATTTCTAGGACGGGAGAAGGGAATGTCTAAAATTTCCCCAATTTGGGCGGCTGGGCCATTGGTCATCATCACCAAACGGTCGGCTAAAAACAAGGCTTCATCAATATCATGGGTAATCATTAAAACTGTAATCCGATGATCTTGCCAAATATTGAGCAGTTCTTCCTGTAATTCTTCGCGGGTAATGGGGTCTAAGGCTCCAAAGGGTTCGTCTAAAATTAAAATTTGGGGACGAGTGGCTAAGGCGCGAGCAATAGAAACCCGTTGTTTCATACCTCCTGAGAGTTGAGAGGGTTTTTTATTCGCCGCTTCGGATAACCCGACTAACTCTAAATTTTCTTTGACAATTTCCAGTTGTTCAGCCGTAGATTTGTCAGGATATACTGACTCAACCCCTAAGTGAATATTTTCTTTGGCGGTCAACCAAGGTAACAGAGAATAATTTTGAAACACCACCATCCGTTCTGGCCCAGGTTCGGTGATCAACTGTCCTTGAACGGATATTACCCCGGTTGTCGGTTGATTAAACCCAGCCACCATATTTAATAGCGTGGATTTTCCACACCCAGAGTGACCGATAATGCAAATAAATTCGCCTTCTTTGACCCGAAGATTAACATCTTCAAGCACAATATATTTCCCTTTAGGGGTGTCATAAACTTTAGACACTTGATCAATCACCAAAAAGTCATCGGATTTTAAGGAAGAAGTGGGTTTAGAGGAAATATTATCTAAAATTTGCATAATGTTTGAGGGTTAACGGTTGACAGTTGACAGTTAAGCAGCGATCGGATCAAGGATAATTTCTTCAATCCGAATTTCCTGTTTAATCTTCAGATTTTTGAGATATTTAATCGGTTCATGGGGATTAAATATTGTGCCATCAAACAGTTTTATACTTTGGCGATCGCGTCCCATATCGGATAATCCTAATTCTCTGGCAGCTTGACCATAAACATCCGTTCTTAACACTCGTTCTATAATGGAAACCCAGTTTCTCGGAAAGGGAATAATTCCCCAACGTGCCATTTCTGCCATGATCCAAAGGAATTCTGTGGCATCGGGGCAATTGGTTTTATCCACAAAAAATTGATTGTAATTGACTAATAATTCGGGTGGTTTACCATCCCCCCGTTGAACCGGATCAATAAATCCTAATCGGGTATATTCCGGTGCAGAACCAACATATTCATCGCGGCATAAAATCTCTAAAATTTCTTCTCGATTTCGGCGATCATCGCAATAATCGCAAGCTTCAATTAAGGCTTTCACCAAGGCAATATGGGTCTTTGGATAACGATTTGCCCAGTCTTCTGTTGCCCCTAAAACTTTCTCTGTATGTCCATTGGGGAAAATATCAAAACTATTGGCAATAATAAAGCCTAACCCTTCATGAACAGAGCGAGCATTCCACGGCCCCCCGACACAATAACCATCAATATTCCCCGCTTTTAAATTCGCTTGCATTTGGGGCGGTGGAATCACGGTTAAATTAACATCTTGATCCGGGTTAATTCCTCCTGCGGCTAACCAATACCTGAGCATTAAATTGTGCATGGAACTCGGATGAACCATACCTAATGTATGCACTTTGTCAAGTTTTTTTTCGATATAATTTTTAAAGTCTTCTAAAGTTATAACTCCGTTTTCATACAACTGTTTATTCAAAGTAATGGCATTTCCATTGCGAGATAAAGTTAAGGCGGTTACCATTGGAATTGGGGGATTTTTACCGAAGCCTAATGTCATGGCTAAGGGCATTCCTGCCACCATTTGGGCTGCATCTAAACGCCCTTCAACTACGCCTTGACCTAACAGTTTCCAACTGGTTTCTCGGCTTAAGTTGACTTCCGTTAAGCCATATTCCTCAAAAATTCCTTTTTCTTTGGCAATAATCAAAGGAGCGCAGTCGGTTAAGGGGATAAAGCCGATATCTAAATTGACTTTTTCTAAACCATTTTTGGCAATAACGGTAGGAGCTTTTTTGAGTGTTGATTTTTTGGCTTTTTTCTGTTGGTTTAGGAAATAAACAATTTCATTTCGCAGGGCATAATAGCTGGGATGATTTACCACTTCCATGCGTTGACGAGGACGGGGAATATTCACATCTAAAATTTGCCCAATATGCGCTTCTGGGCCGTTGGTTAACATGACAATGCGATCCGATAAAAGCAAGGCTTCATCGACATCGTGCGTTACCATCACAGCACTGACTTGGTTCGCTTCGCAGATTTTCATTAACTGCTCTTGTAACCCGCCTCTGGTTAACGCATCTAACGCCCCAAAGGGTTCATCTAAAAGTAATAATTGGGGGCGAATAGCAAGGGCACGGGCGATGGCAACTCGTTGTTTCATCCCCCCTGAAATTTCTCCGGGTAATTTATCAGCAGCTTGTCTTAAACCGACTAATTTAATGTGTCGTTCAATAATCTCTTTTCGTTCAGTTTTAGACCGTTTGCGATAAACTTCATCAACGGCTAAGGCAATATTCTCTCGTACCGTTAACCAAGGTAATAAGGAATAATTTTGAAACACTACCATGCGATCTGGCCCAGGTTCACGGACTTCTCGACCTTCAACAATAATTCCACCTTGACTGGCTTGATCTAACCCGGCAATAATATTTAAAAGGGTCGATTTTCCACAGCCCGAATGTCCGATTAATGAAATAAATTCACCTTTTTTAATTTTGAGTTCAATATTTTTCAGTGCAATATATTGTTCTCCATTGGGGAGATTAAAAACGCGATGAACGTGATCAACTTCGACGAATACAGACATAATTTCAGGTAAGAAAGGTGAACAATTGACGGAAATCAGAGTTTATTTTTGCTCGGCGGGAACCACTTTTGAAGCAATGAAACCAATGGTGCGGTCGAGGATTAAACCCACAACACCAACATAGATTAAAGCAACGATAATGGCACTAATTCGAGAACTATTATAGGCATCCCAAATAAAGAACCCAATACCAACTCCACCGACTAACATTTCCGCCGCAATAATGGCTAACCAAGATAAACCGATGCCAATTCTTAACCCGGTAAAGATATAAGGAACGGCGGAAGGAAATAATACTTTGAAGAAGTATTTTTGTCGGGGTAAACGTAACACTCTAGCTACGTTTTTATAGTCTTGGGGAATTTGTTGAACGCCGACGGTGGTGTTAATAATAATTGGCCAAATTGCTGTAATAAAGATGACGAAAATCGCGGAAGGATTGGATTGTTGAAAGGCAGCTAAGGCGATGGGTAACCAAGCCAGGGGAGGAATTGTTCTGAGGATTTGAAATAAGGGATCTAAGGCATCATACATAAAGGTATTTGTCCCGATTAAAATCCCTAATGCAATTCCAACAATTGCCGATAAGGTAAATCCAATGGCAACTCGTTGTAAACTGGCTAGAACTTGCCAAAATAACCCTTTATCTGTACCTCCATTATCAAAAAATGGGTTAATAATTAATTGCCAAGATTCTTTAACGGTGGTAATGGGAGAAGGTAAGTTAGGGTTTTCTCCTGAACATAACAGTTGCCAAAGGGCGAGGAAAATAACTACTGCAATTAACGGGCGGATGATTTTATTACGGTTTTTATTAAACCAATCAAAGACAAAATTGAGAGGATTATTACTGCTAGAACGGACTTTAATGCTAGTGGTCATGACTGTTAGAGATGAGTGAATTTGAATCAGATTTTTACTGATATATCCCTAGATTTGATCCCCCTAAATCCCCTTAAAAAGGGGGACTTTGATTATTGAGTTACCCTTTTTTTTCATGAGTTAGGGGGGGTCAAATAGAGAATATTAGATTTTTTTGATGGCTAAACCATTAAGATAAGCTTGAGGATCATCGGGGTTAAATTGGACACCATCAAAGAAGGTTTCAACACCACGAGAAGGGGTTGCTGGAATTTGTTCTGCGGGAACATTTAACGATTTTGCGGCTTCCTTCCAGATATCTTCACGGTTGACTTTATCAACGGTGGCTTTAATATCTAAATCGGGCGGTAAATATCCCCAACGAATATCTTCCGTTAAGAACCAAGTATCATGGCTTTTATAGGGGTAAGAAGCGTTATCTCTCCAGAATTTCATCGCAATGGGGCTGGCGGTTACAACCCGACCATCACCGAAGTCAATATTTCCCTTAGAGCGCTCAATAATATCTTTTACAGGTACTTTAAACCACTTATCTTGGGAAACAATTTGACACATCTCTTCAATATTTTCGGGTTTATCACACCATTGTTGCGCTTCTAAGACCGCCATTGTTAATGCTTTTGCGGCTTTGGGGTTTTTATCTACCCAGTCGGCGCGCATACTAAAGGCTTTTTCCGGGTGATCTTTCCACAATTCTCCAGTAATTAATGCCGTATATCCTGCTTTCTGATTCACTAATTGAGCATTCCAAGGTTCACCCACACAGAAGCCTTCCATATTGCCAACTTTCATATTAGCAACCATTTGGGGAGGCGGAACTGGAATAATCGAAATATCACTATCAGGAATTGTCCCCCCTGAAGCTAACCAGTAGCGCATCCATAAATCGTGGGTTCCTCCGGGGAATGTAATGGCGGCTTTGACTTCTTTTCCTGAATTCTTTGCCCCTAATACAAGGTCTTTGAATCTAGCACTATCATTAATAGTTATTTTAGCAT from the Planktothrix tepida PCC 9214 genome contains:
- a CDS encoding molybdopterin oxidoreductase family protein, translating into MKLIQTLCPFCGVGCGLEIVSTATTDQEIKRDEQGNPIWKVRGDRQHPSSQGMVCVKGATVTESIRRDRLLHPMIRETLDQPFRQVSWDEALNLMVERIQTVQRDYGSDALSMYGSGQFVTEDYYIAQKLMKGCLGTNNFDANSRLCMSSAVSGYVQSLGSDGPPCCYEDLELTDCAFIVGSNTAECHPIVFNRFAKYHKKNPDVKLIVVDPRYTPTAEAADLHLPIRPGTDIDLFNGIGYLLLRWGDIDAVFIDECTRNFQQYAQLLQSYTPEIVAKRCGITIEALETAARYWQQSKRILSLWSMGLNQSSEGTAKVRSLINLHLMTGQIGKAGCGPFSLTGQPNAMGGREAGGLAHLLPGYRFVNNPQHRAEVEQFWGIPEGRISPTPGRTVWDMILGLEQDEVQFLWIAATNPAVSLPDLERTKAALLKSPFTVYQEAYYPTETSAYAHVLLPATQWSEKTGVMTNSERRVTYCPGFDQPLGEARHDWEIFAEVGRRLGFKEQFAFQTSADVYAEFVQLTSGRPCDMSGLSHDRLQHQGPTQWPCPAGSTEPGRQRLYTDNHFATPDRRAIFGGYHSKGLAEPSDPNYPYVLTTGRLYGHWHTLTRTGRTNKTQQMHPDPFIEIHPKDAGNLGIENGDIVEVRSRRGSCQFPAKVTAFIAPGTVFVPMHWGTLWASDAEANTLTHPHACPDSRQPELKACAVQLKSVISHQLSVISQEVDS
- a CDS encoding nitrate ABC transporter ATP-binding protein (This model describes the ATP binding subunits of ATP-binding cassette (ABC) transporters for nitrate transport, or for bicarbonate transport, in bacteria and archaea.), yielding MQILDNISSKPTSSLKSDDFLVIDQVSKVYDTPKGKYIVLEDVNLRVKEGEFICIIGHSGCGKSTLLNMVAGFNQPTTGVISVQGQLITEPGPERMVVFQNYSLLPWLTAKENIHLGVESVYPDKSTAEQLEIVKENLELVGLSEAANKKPSQLSGGMKQRVSIARALATRPQILILDEPFGALDPITREELQEELLNIWQDHRITVLMITHDIDEALFLADRLVMMTNGPAAQIGEILDIPFSRPRNRAKIMEDPRYYELRNYALDFLFRRFAHHEEDEETTEEITTEDKTPDTGLAQSTTIAPSSSHIATEVLNMQPNRPNPDENPYAKTPEPELTRGVDPVIPDKNPYAKTPEPEFTHGVDPATPPEEMSPATKTAILFSLWGVIIATLVGSLVFNSTPTTANKEAETPEPSATTMETETTPVAETVTPITTASPTLSPTPTATLSPTTVPSVSPSPSLESTATPSPNAVATTSPSPNSLGSTTTLPSPSSTTAIAPTTTLSPSPTTISPSPVATASPTPESLAATTTSPSATATAPTTTASPSVSSSPVATTSPTESATSISSTTATPSAEDLEQLNQEVFATINQAWTNTPVTAVSVYLIKVSRTGDILSYEAKSPDATQNVNNTPLPKLVKSDVTQTPYTQFEATFTPVGTLDLKSAQ
- a CDS encoding ABC transporter ATP-binding/substrate-binding protein (This model describes the ATP binding subunits of ATP-binding cassette (ABC) transporters for nitrate transport, or for bicarbonate transport, in bacteria and archaea.); protein product: MSVFVEVDHVHRVFNLPNGEQYIALKNIELKIKKGEFISLIGHSGCGKSTLLNIIAGLDQASQGGIIVEGREVREPGPDRMVVFQNYSLLPWLTVRENIALAVDEVYRKRSKTERKEIIERHIKLVGLRQAADKLPGEISGGMKQRVAIARALAIRPQLLLLDEPFGALDALTRGGLQEQLMKICEANQVSAVMVTHDVDEALLLSDRIVMLTNGPEAHIGQILDVNIPRPRQRMEVVNHPSYYALRNEIVYFLNQQKKAKKSTLKKAPTVIAKNGLEKVNLDIGFIPLTDCAPLIIAKEKGIFEEYGLTEVNLSRETSWKLLGQGVVEGRLDAAQMVAGMPLAMTLGFGKNPPIPMVTALTLSRNGNAITLNKQLYENGVITLEDFKNYIEKKLDKVHTLGMVHPSSMHNLMLRYWLAAGGINPDQDVNLTVIPPPQMQANLKAGNIDGYCVGGPWNARSVHEGLGFIIANSFDIFPNGHTEKVLGATEDWANRYPKTHIALVKALIEACDYCDDRRNREEILEILCRDEYVGSAPEYTRLGFIDPVQRGDGKPPELLVNYNQFFVDKTNCPDATEFLWIMAEMARWGIIPFPRNWVSIIERVLRTDVYGQAARELGLSDMGRDRQSIKLFDGTIFNPHEPIKYLKNLKIKQEIRIEEIILDPIAA
- the ntrB gene encoding nitrate ABC transporter permease, translated to MTTSIKVRSSSNNPLNFVFDWFNKNRNKIIRPLIAVVIFLALWQLLCSGENPNLPSPITTVKESWQLIINPFFDNGGTDKGLFWQVLASLQRVAIGFTLSAIVGIALGILIGTNTFMYDALDPLFQILRTIPPLAWLPIALAAFQQSNPSAIFVIFITAIWPIIINTTVGVQQIPQDYKNVARVLRLPRQKYFFKVLFPSAVPYIFTGLRIGIGLSWLAIIAAEMLVGGVGIGFFIWDAYNSSRISAIIVALIYVGVVGLILDRTIGFIASKVVPAEQK
- a CDS encoding CmpA/NrtA family ABC transporter substrate-binding protein, producing MSKLSRRKFLLTAGVTAAGTIFVHGCTSGTNSSTTASNPSPAATAVPAANINPADAPETPTATLGFIALTDSAPLIIALEKGLFAKYGMTDVKVVKQASWPVTRDNLELGSAGGGIDGAHILSPMPYLMTLGTITKQPVPMYLLARLNTNGQAISLGKDYLDAKITINDSARFKDLVLGAKNSGKEVKAAITFPGGTHDLWMRYWLASGGTIPDSDISIIPVPPPQMVANMKVGNMEGFCVGEPWNAQLVNQKAGYTALITGELWKDHPEKAFSMRADWVDKNPKAAKALTMAVLEAQQWCDKPENIEEMCQIVSQDKWFKVPVKDIIERSKGNIDFGDGRVVTASPIAMKFWRDNASYPYKSHDTWFLTEDIRWGYLPPDLDIKATVDKVNREDIWKEAAKSLNVPAEQIPATPSRGVETFFDGVQFNPDDPQAYLNGLAIKKI